The following nucleotide sequence is from Triticum dicoccoides isolate Atlit2015 ecotype Zavitan chromosome 7B, WEW_v2.0, whole genome shotgun sequence.
ACTTTCTAAAAGATATGTTCGCTGTTTGCAGGTAACTGGAGTTCCCTAAGTAGTATTTACCTTTCTATTTGCTCAACATTTTGTTAAAAAATTACATTTTGTAGTCTTGATATTTTCCACATGGAGTGCATTATATGGTTTTGTTCCGTATATGTGCATTATGGCATGTTGATCGCTTATGTCCTCTTGGCAGATATCAGAGGTGGTGAATCACATGAAGGATCTAATTGAGTTCAGCCACAAGAACAAGCTCGGCCCTATAGGTAGGAGCATGCACATAAACCAATCGTCTTTAGTACCTTGGTGCTGTATTAAGTTTCCATAAAGCAGTTTTGACCAGTGATTCTCATAGCATTTTGGTTTCTTCCAAAAAGTTAAGCCATAATGCATGTTCTATTGTATTACCTccgtaccaaaatataagacgtttttgtaggCTGGGCTAGTTGAGCCTACAAAAACGTTAATATTTTGATATGGAGGTAGTACTTCATAAGAAACATCTACATGACTAGAAACTATGTTCAAACTCCAGCCGAGCCAAAAACCCAGCTAATATCATGCAAATTTGGTCGTAATGCAACTTCTGAACTAGTGAGAGATGTGGACTGTGAGCTTGAACATGTACAAATTGGTTGTGATGCAAACAGTGGGGAGCTAAACATTGTATGCCACCTTTAGGGCTTCATCATATTTGCTGCTGATAACAGCAAATCATAACAAATGAAGAGAAACACTTGTGACATAGTGACCCTGCTTTGCCCATTGATCCCATTGATCCGTGAGATAGTTTAAATGTTTAATATTTTGCCTGTTCATCTGCAGAGGGCCTGAAGAACTATTCCAAACTAACTGCTGGACCAAAGCTCACGGTGCAGAATTTGCATGACTCAAAGGCGGTCAAAACAGAAATAAGCCCCCATGTGAATAACGAGGTTCCAGGTGTTGGAGCAATTAGTAATAATCCGCAGAATCCTGCAGCACAAAGCAATTACCAACATATGCTGAGAAGCTCAAGTGCAAATCAGTTGCTTCAGCAGGAGGCATCACAGAATGCTGCGGCAATGAACAGTTACCAGAATATGTTTAGAAGCTCAAGCGCAAATCAGGGCTTGCTCCAGCAGGAGGCATCTCAGAATGCTGCTGCGCTAAACAATTACCAGAATATGCTTAGAGGCTCAAGCCTGAATCAAAGTTTGCTTCAGCAGGAGGCATCGAGTATCTTCAAAGGTCCTACAGCAGTGCACAGTGGCATTCAGCTGGAAGCATCTAGGTCGTTCCGTGCGGCTCAGCTTGGGCAATTCCAGCATCCCATGTCGTTCCAGCAAGGTATGTCCCAGCACCAGCATAACAATTTCCAAGGCCTGGGCGCTAGTCCACAATTCCAGCAGCATGTGATCAATCAGCTGCTGCAAGAAGCCAAGAACACCAATAGCCGCGCTCTTGCTCatcagcaacaacagcagcagcaccatcaacagcagcagcagcagcagcagcagcagcagcagcagcaacatcaaCAGCAACAGCAGTCTCCTAGCACTCCCAATGCAAATGGTGGTCTTGCATCTGGAGCCGCGGTCGCCAACACCGCTGCTAGCGGAGAGCAGGCACAGCACATGAATAATGGCACAGCAAAGGGCGCTGCTTTGATGGGTATGACGGGGCCTAGTAATCTGATCAACAGTGGAGCTGGCATGGTCCAGCGAAGCAGCAGTTTCAAGTCAGTGAGCAGCAACCCGGCCGCTTCTGGTGGCAATGCGGCGACCCCAAAGGTGGAGTCTGTGCATGACATGGACGACCTGGAACATCTCATCTCCCACGAACTTGTGGAGAGCGGTCTGTTCATGGGGGAGCAGCCGGGGGACGGTGGCTTCTCGTGGAACATCTGACATCATTGTCAACTAAAGTCTCGCTACTCTGAGAGCTTTGTTCGATGGTGATATCGCGGTAGATTATTAaaagtttttcttcttttttcgagATCGTGTTCGCTGCCTGGAACAGTCTCTGGTGATCATAGATTGATGAACCTTCAGCTATGTGAGAGAGTGAGTTGGTTTGGATAGCAGTGCAACCCAGTGTTATTGACTAGTATGGAATGACATGCTGTGGTTGTCATTTGTGCTACTATCTTCTTACCAGTGTTTGGTCTGCCATCTTTTCTTACTACCCATGGAGTAGTAGATTATACCCAAGAGAGTGTAGCATAGCAACTAACAAGGCAGTGGCAATCACAGGAAAACCTCGATAATATTTAAGCTTGTGAGGCATCAGGACAACCTGTACAAATTACAGTGGGGATAGATCCTTTGGGTCTGTGCATTTTTTCCAACTAAAATCTGATGTGTTTCTTCCTTTGAGAAAGAAAtattaaaatatttttatttttcttaacgTCAATACCGTGTTGATATTCCCTGATCGAACTAACTTTTCCTACGTGAGACTTTGAAAAACGCCATCAGGCAGTGTTTCCTTGAAAAAAAAAACACTCACAACGAATGTTCTATTGCAGAAAGATTTGTCATGTTGAAAAAAAATGTCATGCTAGTAGAAACAACTGTTAGGAATTTGTCATGCTGCAGCAGAGTAATTTGTCATGCGTACCAGAGATTCGCACATGGCAAATAGAAAAGCCATCATCAGAAGAAAGCTGCCACAGATGTCCATGATTTGCCATGGTACAAAGAAAGAATTGCCATGCTGCAGAAAAGAAATTACCATGCATGTCTAAAAGAATTTACCATGTTGCATTAGGAAAACTGCCATGCTCCGCATAGAAATTGCCACGACGCTAATATAGGGACAAAAGTTCGCACGACGCTATTATAAGGAAAAAGGTCCCCTCAAGAAGGTCGTTCCCTTGGGTATTGTCGAAGCATCTATGAACATTGTTCCGTATTTATCCATGAACATGTTAGGACATGTCCGCTTTGAACCCCTGTTTGTCTATGCATACAGCCGTGTCCTCTGATTATCCGTACATATGCATATGATTGATGGAAATGAAGAGAAAGAGGAAAAAAAGAAACAGTGACCTTGGGTGAGGTGGGTCCAACGTGATTGGTGTTCAGATGTTCGAACAACCGTTATTTTCTCCCCAATATAGGCTGGGGTTGGGAGTTTGCGGACAAACTAGGCATTTATTCTAGGGGTTAGGACGATTTAGAGCACAATGCATGAGCACATTCATGGGAAAAACCATTGTCATTAAAAAAAGATCACTACTTGTTGGGTCTGAATTTATCTGTCCGTGCCTTCCAAGGCCTGCGataggtgtcggagtaatgggccacggatagcctaacccgagtccctgaacaTATCAAAACCTTGGGCCGGCTTCGGCCCTCAGTGCCCCGAGCTAAAGCTCCGCCCTCCGGGAGCCGGCTAGCCCAACGGTCGCCCCCCAGAGGATGGCCAACCACCTACAGACGGCACCACGAGCAGCCGGCTCCAGCCAGCCGGCCTCTAGGGAGGTCGGCGTCAGGAAGGCGGCCACCAGGCACCCTCAGAGTCCGTGCCCCCATTAAGAGGActagatggggcgtggctacagtaaagcccatCACCTCCTTGGGCGTGGCGTGGTCACAGtgcccgtacaggcggagatctccgcacgacgtggCATTATTGCCATTCTTCCCTGACATCACTCTGaacaggcgaagccctgttccccacgacgacctgtcggtacggcccgccggCTGCGGGCCCTACTGGGCAGTGACGCCTCAGAAGACGGCGTATGACGAACCAGTAGGACCAGGGGAAGGCCG
It contains:
- the LOC119338877 gene encoding probable transcriptional regulator SLK3 isoform X2, with amino-acid sequence MATHHFLEVPSFSKQSPPQEQMQKRRASSVTSQPVIDAAAAFHAQKKPRVDIRQDDILQQQLIQQLLQGQSSLHLQGQHNPQLQALIRQHKLAQIQQQQQHQLSQQFPQHQHSQVGIPRQPQLRPPLAQPGIQLAGPVRTPVESGLCSRRLMQYLYHKRYRPDNNPITYWRKLIDEYFAPRSRERWCVSSYEKPGNTSVAIPQTCPGTWRCDICNTHSGKGYEATSEILPRLCQIRFDHGVKDEYLFLDMPNEFRLPNGLLLLEHAKVVQKSIYEHQHVTHEGQLRIIFTPELKIMSWEFCSRKHDEYVTRKFLTDQVTHMLRATQNYQATVTKNGPAGLSNDEAQNACNQFASASRQLAKNIDHHSLNEHGLSKRYVRCLQISEVVNHMKDLIEFSHKNKLGPIEGLKNYSKLTAGPKLTVQNLHDSKAVKTEISPHVNNEVPGVGAISNNPQNPAAQSNYQHMLRSSSANQLLQQEASQNAAAMNSYQNMFRSSSANQGLLQQEASQNAAALNNYQNMLRGSSLNQSLLQQEASSIFKGPTAVHSGIQLEASRSFRAAQLGQFQHPMSFQQGMSQHQHNNFQGLGASPQFQQHVINQLLQEAKNTNSRALAHQQQQQQHHQQQQQQQQQQQQQQHQQQQQSPSTPNANGGLASGAAVANTAASGEQAQHMNNGTAKGAALMGMTGPSNLINSGAGMVQRSSSFKSVSSNPAASGGNAATPKVESVHDMDDLEHLISHELVESGLFMGEQPGDGGFSWNI